The Candidatus Obscuribacterales bacterium genome has a segment encoding these proteins:
- a CDS encoding ABC transporter permease: protein MFKNGANGDNARRVIEPMHGWSFLRLHELWEYRELALVLAGRDISVRYKQTIFGAAWAIIQPVALMVVFSVFFHRWAGIPSEGVPYPIFNYAAMLPWQYFSSALSNAAGGLLRNANVFTKVYFPRLILPVSSVLPPLVDLAIALLVLLLMMEIYDILPTWRLVVIPVLIVVTMINALGLGIWFSALSVEYRDISYIFPFLMQFMMFASPVVYSSKMVPWKWQPLYALNPLVGIIDGFRWCLFGHYGVPINEICISFAVGVVLLVSGIIYFQRMERTFADVV, encoded by the coding sequence TTGTTTAAAAATGGCGCAAATGGCGATAACGCGCGCCGAGTTATAGAACCTATGCACGGTTGGTCATTTTTGCGTTTGCATGAGCTTTGGGAATACCGCGAGCTTGCATTGGTATTGGCTGGAAGGGATATATCGGTTAGATATAAGCAGACAATTTTTGGGGCGGCTTGGGCAATTATTCAACCGGTTGCCTTGATGGTTGTCTTTTCGGTTTTCTTCCATCGTTGGGCAGGTATTCCATCTGAAGGTGTGCCGTATCCGATTTTCAACTACGCTGCTATGTTGCCCTGGCAGTATTTTTCGTCGGCGCTGTCTAATGCCGCGGGCGGTCTTTTGAGAAATGCCAATGTTTTCACAAAAGTGTACTTCCCTCGCTTGATCCTCCCAGTGTCAAGTGTGTTGCCACCACTGGTTGATTTGGCAATAGCGTTATTGGTTTTACTTTTAATGATGGAGATTTACGACATTCTGCCGACGTGGCGTCTGGTTGTAATTCCTGTTCTAATTGTTGTCACGATGATAAATGCTCTCGGGCTTGGGATTTGGTTTTCGGCACTTTCCGTCGAGTACCGTGACATCAGCTACATATTCCCATTCTTGATGCAATTCATGATGTTTGCTTCTCCAGTTGTTTATTCCAGCAAGATGGTTCCCTGGAAATGGCAGCCGCTCTATGCCTTGAATCCATTGGTCGGTATCATCGATGGCTTCCGCTGGTGTCTCTTCGGTCACTATGGAGTGCCCATCAATGAAATATGCATTTCTTTTGCTGTGGGAGTGGTATTACTCGTAAGTGGTATCATCTACTTCCAGCGCATGGAACGGACGTTCGCAGATGTCGTGTAA
- a CDS encoding ABC transporter ATP-binding protein: protein MSNLAIRVSNVSKRYRIGLTKKPHGLLSQQLAGLFLEPFHRLRRIGKPPSPEATIWALKDVNFEVNAGEVIGIIGRNGAGKSTLLKIMSRVTEPTEGRIETWGRMGSLLEVGTGFHPELSGRENVYLNGAILGMRRKEIDRKFNEIVSFAGIDKFLDTPVKHYSSGMYVRLAFSVAAHLEPQILLVDEVLAVGDVEFQKKCLGKMESVVSEGRTILFVSHQLNSIRKLCSRCVWLDDGKVRMEGPTAHVVSSYESAWLTRSKEEVIASEQQKSVSHFTGWEILEGRGEESNWLSTTGPLKVKFTAWVHKKISAGLQGIALWDDDGQLMWGSSVTNLKLGKGLHEFVYDLPELPLRPGLYHWQLSLWDGNEILDNWFAIPSMMIATSPLAHQSREWAGILNVPCEVKINTVG, encoded by the coding sequence ATGTCTAATTTGGCCATTAGAGTTAGCAACGTGAGCAAGCGATACCGCATCGGCTTGACGAAGAAACCGCATGGTTTGTTGTCGCAACAGTTAGCAGGACTATTTCTGGAGCCGTTTCACAGATTGAGACGAATAGGAAAACCGCCGAGCCCGGAAGCAACAATTTGGGCGTTGAAAGACGTAAATTTTGAAGTTAATGCCGGTGAGGTGATTGGTATCATCGGCCGCAATGGTGCTGGAAAGAGCACATTGTTGAAGATCATGTCTCGTGTCACGGAACCGACCGAAGGTCGCATTGAGACTTGGGGACGAATGGGTAGTTTGCTGGAAGTTGGAACTGGATTCCATCCTGAACTTAGCGGTCGGGAAAATGTGTATTTGAACGGTGCTATTTTGGGTATGCGCCGCAAGGAGATTGATCGTAAGTTTAACGAGATTGTCAGCTTTGCGGGAATAGACAAATTCCTCGATACTCCGGTAAAGCACTATTCATCAGGTATGTATGTTCGATTGGCTTTTTCTGTTGCAGCTCACTTAGAGCCGCAAATTCTTTTAGTTGACGAAGTTCTAGCCGTTGGCGATGTGGAATTTCAGAAGAAATGTCTGGGCAAAATGGAATCAGTGGTATCAGAAGGACGAACAATTCTGTTTGTGAGTCACCAGCTGAATTCCATTCGTAAACTTTGCAGTCGCTGTGTCTGGCTTGATGATGGCAAAGTAAGAATGGAAGGACCGACTGCTCACGTGGTGAGCAGCTATGAGTCTGCATGGCTGACGCGATCAAAAGAAGAAGTAATAGCTTCCGAACAACAGAAAAGCGTTTCGCATTTTACCGGTTGGGAAATATTGGAAGGACGCGGTGAAGAGTCAAATTGGCTTTCTACAACCGGTCCGTTGAAAGTGAAATTTACTGCCTGGGTGCACAAGAAAATTTCTGCGGGCTTGCAGGGCATTGCGCTTTGGGATGACGATGGTCAGCTGATGTGGGGATCGTCTGTTACTAACTTGAAGCTGGGCAAGGGACTGCACGAATTCGTCTACGATCTTCCTGAGTTGCCTTTAAGACCCGGTTTGTATCATTGGCAACTAAGTCTTTGGGATGGCAATGAAATACTTGATAATTGGTTTGCAATTCCCAGCATGATGATTGCCACTTCGCCACTTGCTCATCAGAGTAGAGAGTGGGCGGGTATTCTCAACGTTCCTTGTGAAGTTAAGATAAATACTGTTGGATAA